The sequence below is a genomic window from Microbacterium abyssi.
CAGCGTCCAGATCGCCCATCTTGTGCAGGATCACGATGTTGCTGATTCCGTAGTGACGAGAAAGCTTCAACCACTGCTGATACATCTGCAACGACGCGAGCGAGGTCATGTCGCGCCACCCTTCCTCGCGAATGACATAGCGGGTTCGGCGTGCGCCGCGATCGGAGATCACGGCCTGATTCCACGCGGTCGTGCAGATCTGCGACAGCTGCGCGACCAGATCCCCCCGAGCGAACAACTCCGAGGTATCGACGACGACGATCGGGGCCGCATCATCGAAGCTCACGGTCGATTCGTCTTCGAAGAGCCCGGAGAGATCGCCGTTGACGAACCTGCGCAGGACGAAGCTGGGCTGGATGGCGCCCTGCGCAAGATGCCGATCCTGGTCGGTCTCCCGTGCCAGCGAGGTCAGTTCGACGTACACCCCGCGCAGGGTCGGCCGGTCGTTCGTGTGGACGATGCAGCGCTCGAGCGCTTCGAGGAGAGCGGCGTGCTCGACGGCGGTGAGGTGTGAGGCGGGGAGGGCGGCTTCCACGAGAGAGGTCAGGACGGTGATCCGGCGCTGCTTCACCATCTGCTCGTGCTGCTCGTTCGTGACACCGGTGCGACGCGGGCCCCGGTCGAGCGGGTTCAGGCGAGTGTCGTAGGCGCCACCGAGCCGGATGACGTTCCCGCCGGGGATCGCCTCGGCGACGGTGACCCATTCGCCTTTCGGGTCGGAGGGCACCACTGCTTGGTGCCCGAACGCCATCGACCGGGTCACGAGGGTCTTGATGACCGCGCTCTTCCCGGCCCGATAGGCACCGAGCACCAGGACGTTGGTCGAGAACGAACCGCGGTCGGTGCTGTCCGCGTAGGTCTCCCAGGGCGAGAAGTGCCAGAGCGAGTCGGCGTTGAGGTCCACACCGACGATCGGGCCCCGGTGCCCGAGTCCCGCGTCGGCGACGAACGGGTAGATGCCGGCGATGTGCTGCGAGGTCGCCTGATGGGGCGGAATCTGCAACGGGGCGAGGTTCCAATACCCGCCCTCGGCCAGTCCGGGGCCGAACGGGCCCGGAACAGCCGGCTCTGGGAGCCCGCGACCGCGGCGCGTGACCGGCGGCGGGGCATCGTGTCGCTCGTGGCGCGCGCTCTCCCTGCGGAGTGCGCGGCGTTCCCTTCGGGAGAGACCGTCGGGTTCGAAGACGAGGCCGCGCCGGGTCATTTCATCCCCAGGCCGATCGGGATCGCGTTGACCATGAGGGCTTCGGCTTGCTGGCAGTACAGGATCTGCGCTTCCATCTCGGCTTGTGCGAGAGCATTCCGCATTCCGGCCAGCGCCTGGTCGAGTTGCTCCTCATCGGGAGCGGTCACGGTGAGGTACCCTCCGTAGCGGAACTCTCCGTGACCGGCGACGAGTTCCTGCTCTTCCTTCTCCAGCGCCAGCCAGTCGGCGTCGTCGGCGGCGTTGCCGTCCGTGCCTCGTTTCGCGCGGAGCTTCTCGTTCCCGCGCCACACCTTCTTCTCATCCCGCACCCGCTTGAGTGCCTGCTTCAACGGGACCGGGGTAAGGACGAGGGAGAGGATGTGCGTGACGGCTTCCCCGGTGTGCGGGTGCCGAGCGAACACCAGAGGAGAGATGAAGCCGACGTGGGCATCAGATCGTGGCCATTCGTGGATCCACATCGTCGTATGCACACCGGAGTCGGTGCGAACCAACCGGTTGGAACCGGCCGGCTCCTCGAGGTACATCGGCCCGATCGCGAGCGGATCCACACCGAAGAGACTCTCGGTGCGGTTTTGCACGTTGGCAGCGAACTCGGGGTCGAACGCGATCCGTGCGAGGGCGGCGATCTCGCGCGGTGACAGCCAGGCGCGGACGTTGATCCTCGCGGTGGTCAGTGCATCGGCGAGGGTGCGGGTTTCGACGAGCGCGAGAGCTTGGGCACCGGTGCGGCCGCCGCCGAGTGCCCTGACCTGCGTGCCGAGGGCGACGAGATCGAGCGTGAACGTCAGGTAATTGCGATGCGCGACGGCAAACCGCTCGGAATCGTTCATGACGCGCTCATAATTCGCCGCCACAGGGGAGGTGCGATCGAGCACTCGATGCTCCGTGACAGTGTCGTAGTGCTCTCGTGCGCTGCGAATCGTCGTCGGCAGCGTTCGCTCCTGCAAGGTGATGCGCTTGACGCCGGGCCGCTGCGTGAACGATGCCAGGACTCGCGACCACTGCTGCGCGAGATCGAGGCGCTCGGGAGCGTTGTGCATGAGGAACCCTTGAACCTCGAGCTCCGCGGTCACCGAGACGGTGCGGCCTCGCGGGTCGTACACGCACGCGATCCCTTCGACGTTCCACAACTGGACTGACGCGCGCACGCCGGGCAGGTTCAACGTGCCGACCACATGGACATGCTCGGGACGGAAGACCTGTGTCGTGGCGCCCGTCGCGTGACGCGTCTGCTTCATCACCCACAGGCCGAACATCTTCGGTGCAGACAGCCCGTGGACGGTGATCACCGCGGCGATCCCGAGTGCCAGGTAGAGCGGGGCCGCGTAGAGAAGCCCGACCGGGCCGAATCGGTTGGTGAAGATCAGCACGATGACCGCTGCCGCGGCGATGCAGCCGAGCTGCCAGCCGTCCATGCCCAGGACGATCCCCTGGCGTGAGCGGCCAGGAAGCCGGACCGGGCGCTCTTCATTCAATGCAGCGGTCATGGCGTCTTCCTCTCAGGACGCGAAGATGCCGGCGTTGCCGACGGCGTGGGACGGGATGCGGCCGGCGCGCCGCTTGAGACGGGCTTCGCGCTCGGCGCGGTACGGCTCCGTGCTGGGCTGCCGGCCCCGGTGGGACGCTGCGTGCTGGAACGGGACGGCTTGGCCGCGGTTGCGGATGCGGCGCCGCGGGCGGCTCCTGCTGCGGGGATTCCGGCGGGCATGCCAGCCAATCGTGACGGCATCCGACCAGCAGAGCGCGCCGCGCTCGTGGCGACCCGGCCCGCAGAGCTGCCGATGCGCGAGCCGATGCTGTCGGTGGCCGATGCCCCGACGAAACTGAACAGGCCAAAAACCGCCAGGGGCGCGAATGCGGCGAGGACGAGACCGACGAGGAGGGGCCAGGACTGCGGGTCCCAGATGCTCTCAACATCGGCCAGCCCGTTCACGATCAACGCGACGAACCCGTTCGTCAACGGCCCCGCTAACAGCAGGGCAACTGTCGCTGAGATGTATCGGACGACCCATTGCGGACCGACGGTCTTCACGGGGAACAGCATCCACGCGACCGGGCCCACGGCGATCAACGCGGCCAGCGCGATGTTCCGAAATGCGAACACGAGCATCAGCAGCAACATCGCCAACAGCAAGAGCCCGTGGATGAGGAACGCGAAGAAGTAGTTGGCCTGACCACCCGCCCACATCACTTTCTGCAGATCCTGGAACAGCGTGATCGGGCCGTCCCGGTTCATGACGTACCAGGTCAGATCATCGATCGCGTTCAAGAGATGCCCGATGCCCCACAGGGTCAGGGGGACGGCGGGGATAGCGATGAAGGTGCGCACGATGGCACCGACAAGTTCATCCCGGCTACCGGAGACGATCGCCGCCGCGATCGCCCAGACCATCGCGCCGAAGAGCACAGCGAGGACCGCCCACTGCCAGAAAGACCATTCGCCAACCGCTGCCGTCCACAGCACTGTGGTGGTGTCGAACCGCATGTTCGCCGCGACCAGCAGCATGACCGCGGTCGTGCCCATCGCCATGCCGCGGCCAGCGTTCTCGAACGTGACGCAGACCACGTCGCCGACGCTGCACCCGTACTCGACTACGAGCGCTTTGCCGCCGGCTTCTTGAATCGTCCGCACATGACCCTCGTAGGTGGTGCAGACTGTGGCGCGGATACCATCCATGAGGACGCCTCGGAAACACTGCTGTGGCTTGACGTCGCTGCCGTTCGTGGGCGTGCACGACACTTGACCGGAAGTTTCCTTGCAGAGGACCGGGTACGCGGGCGACGACCATGATTGCCCGGTGACGGGAATCAGAACTCTGGCGGGTGCGGTCTCGGCCATGGTGGTCACACGATCATGAGTGCCTGCGTGGGCAGGGGCCAGCGCGCACACTGCTGCCAGGAGCCCGAGGAGGACTCCCGCGATGGCTGTGCGCGTGCGGTACATCAGAACCCGAAGTCGAAATTGACGAACCAGGCAAACAATCCGTTCGCCGCGCCCAGGACGGCGGCGGCGATGAAGATCCACAGGATGTTCTCGCCCGCCCACGTGCGGACACGGTCGGAGGCCAACCCGCGAAAGCTGAGCGCCGCGCCGGCGACGACCAGCATGATGAAGACCACGATCATCGCGCCGGCAAGGACGTAGGAGGCGATGACCTGTAACCCTTGGAAGAACGGGGCGGAGAAGTCCGGATTGATATCTGGGACGTCGACGGTGAATGGACTGTGCACGATGATCTCTCTTTCGGTCTCACTTCAGGGGCAGGCCGAGCGCGGTCATGAACGGCTCGGGATCGATCGCGACTCCGTCGCGCTGGACTTCGTAATGCAGGTGGCAGCCGAAGGATCTACCGGTGTTGCCTTCGGACCCCACCGGATCACCTGCCACGACGGCATCTCCGACAGCGACGCGAATTGAGTCCCATTGCATGTGCCCATACAGGGTCACGAGGCCCCCGCCGTGATCGATGCGGACGGTGTTGCCCCAGCCGTAGAACTCACCGGCAGTGATGACGGTTCCGAGGCCGGCGGCGTGGATGGTGGTTCCACAGCCCTGAGCCATGTCATACCCCTGATGGTCCGTAGAGCAGTAGGAGCATCCGGCAACGGGGTTGTAGCCGTACCCGCGACCCTTGAAGTAATCGCCTGCAAGCGGGTAGCCCCAATCTCCGCTGGTAGCCGGAACCATGGCGGTAGCAGCTGCGGCTGGGGTGATGGAAGAGCCGGCCAGTGCCAACGGGATCATCGCCAACGGAGCGAGGGCGAACAGGCCAAGCAGCGCCACCGCCGCGAACAATATGACCACTATCCGACGTCCGGTCCTCGATCGCGCGAGGGCCGTGACGGCGAAAGCAGGAACGCCCACGTCAGGGCTCCATGGGCTCCGGGAAGTAACGCACGACCTTGCAATCGCCCGATTGCTGCGACGACCCCGGCGTCGGCACCGAACCCTCACCACAGAGCACCTGCACGCTGACCCGCACGGTCTCGTCATAAGCGTGCTCAGAGCCGTCACCAGAAACGCGCACGAACGTCAACGTCACATCTGCCGTGCCGATACGCATGTCACCACTGGGATCCTCAGGCACGTCGACGAAGCCGATATCGCCGACAACGGATGCCGATACGCGGCCTTCCTCTTGGCTGAGCGAGTCCCACTCTGGCTCCGGGAGAACTACCGACTGCCGCAGCTCGAGTTGTGCCGCTTCCATCTCTTCCTGCTGGTCGGCGGACGATGTGTACCGGGTGTCCGGGGTGAACCAGGTGTCGAGGTAAGTGAGCCATTCCTCTCGCTCGCCCAGCTGTGTGTCGAATGTGGACGCTGCCTCGAGGGCTCGCCGAATGTATAGTTCCGGATCGGTCGTGATCGGTTCAGGAACCCACCCGACCTCCGCCACATTGGGGTCTACTACATCGCCCGTTGTAGCCGGCGGCGAGGTCTCCGGTGGGGCCGAGGGGGTGATTGCCGGCGGTGACGTCGGGTCGTCTACCGGCGGGGTGAGCATGGCGTTCACGAAGATCGCGATAAGGCCAGCAAGCAGGATTGCTCCGCCGATCAGAGCCCAAAGAAGGCCCCGTTGACGTGTGCGCTCCCTGGCCATGATGGTCAGCCCTCCCGAAGCATCAGGATGGCGGCGTAGCCGGGACTGCACTGCACCGGCGAACGCCGCAGTGACGAACTGGACGTTACTCCGGTCCGCTTTCGCATGTCTGTAGGCCGTTTGGGGGACAAGATGCCCCCGCGCCCGCTACTTGCGCCGCTCGGCGACATTGACCTAAGCATGATGTGAACGGTACACCCATCCACTCTGGAAGTAAACGGGTAATCAATTCGGTTCCTAGTAGATGTGTGAGCAGCTACGGCTCACAATGGAGACATGCCCAAATATGCACGCCCGGTGGACGGTGAAGGAGCCGAGGGGCCACTCGCCGTCCTCGGGAACATGGTCAAAGCGGGCATTATCCGACAAGTGCGCCGTACGCCGAACGTCGGGCGCAAGGCGATCGCCGACGCGCTGGAGGTGGCGCCGACCACCATCGTCCCGTACCTCGGTGAATTGGAGGCGGCGGGCCTCTTGTTGGCTGATCCGCCCAAGGCCGTGCGGAAGCGTGGGGAGTGGGTCGTCTACCGCGTCAATGATGAGGCTGTCACGGAGTTGTATCTGCGACTGGGGCAAGAAATCGGGGAGATCTAGCTAGCTGTTCTTCCCACTGACATTGTGGACGCGGTCGATGGGTGATTGGCCTCCGAGAGCGGTATGGGGTCTTCACATGCTCGCCGAGCGTGGCGTTGAACAAGTGTGAGCGGTAGCAGCACGCCGTTGTCGGTGAGTGCCCGCAGCACGGTGATCCCAAGGTTGGCGAAGTAAGCATCCGCGCGTTCCCAGAACCCCGCAGCGGTCTCCTTGCGCTCGTCGTCGAGGATCTCGGAATAGACCACCCTCGAATGGTCATCGATCGCTGGATGCAGGAAGGTATGGCCCATATTGGACCTTCTTTTCTTCCCCTTCACCTTGCCCAAGGTGCGCCAGCCACCACCAGCAGGGATGCGGCCGAGCTTCTTCACATCGACGTGGACCAGATCCCCGGGATTCGCGTGCTCGTAACGCACCGGCCTGGGCTTGCGAACTCTGATCCCGGTGTCCAGATCTATGTGTCCCCGCAGCGGCACCCGGTAGCGGGCCAGGACCTTCGGCACCGTCGATTGTGGCAGGTGCAGGTGATATGCGATCCGATGCGGACCCCACCGGCGTGTGACTCGCAGCCCGATGATCCGCCGCTCCGTCCGCGCCGGCGTCCGATTCGGTGACCTGCGCGGACGCGAAGAGTGATCCTGCAACGCCGCCTGCCCGCCGGTCCGGTAGCGGGAGACCCACTTCGACACCGTGCCCCGAGCGACTTGGAACCGTTCCGCAGCACGCGCGTGAGACCATCCGTCATCGACGACAGCGCGGACCAGCGCAAGCCGACCGGCAGGAGTGAGCTTGGCATTGGCATGGGTAACGTAAGACACGAGGACCTCCGTGGACTCGATCAGGTGTGGTTACCCATATCGATACCGGAGGTCCTCACCTCATTCCATCAGCCCACGCTGCCCACAACCTCTGTGGGAAGAACAGACGGCGACGCGCTGACGGTCATCGCTGAGAACGATCAGGAGATCTCCGGCGTCGCGCACGTCTTCGCTCTCGCGGGTTCCGACTCGATACGAGCATCTTGCGCGAGGTACGCGTCAACCTAGACGGGTCGCTGGACGCCGTTGCCGGGATCGCGTCGGAGATCGACCCGAACATCCACTCCTGCGGATCCGTCGGAGCCACGGGTGCGCGTCAGCTGGCGCAGCCCGAGCAGGGACTGTTCCTCGTCGGCGGGAAGTCCTACGGCCGTGCCCCCACGTTCCTCGCGCTTACCGGGTACGAGCAGGTGCGCAGCGTCGCGGCGCACCTCGCCGGCGACCATGAGGCCGCCGAGCGCAACGAGCTCGTGCTTCCCGACACTGGAGTCTGCGGGCGTGCCGACGGCTTCGACAGTGAG
It includes:
- a CDS encoding ArsR/SmtB family transcription factor translates to MPKYARPVDGEGAEGPLAVLGNMVKAGIIRQVRRTPNVGRKAIADALEVAPTTIVPYLGELEAAGLLLADPPKAVRKRGEWVVYRVNDEAVTELYLRLGQEIGEI
- a CDS encoding M23 family metallopeptidase: MGVPAFAVTALARSRTGRRIVVILFAAVALLGLFALAPLAMIPLALAGSSITPAAAATAMVPATSGDWGYPLAGDYFKGRGYGYNPVAGCSYCSTDHQGYDMAQGCGTTIHAAGLGTVITAGEFYGWGNTVRIDHGGGLVTLYGHMQWDSIRVAVGDAVVAGDPVGSEGNTGRSFGCHLHYEVQRDGVAIDPEPFMTALGLPLK
- a CDS encoding ATP-binding protein; translated protein: MQIPPHQATSQHIAGIYPFVADAGLGHRGPIVGVDLNADSLWHFSPWETYADSTDRGSFSTNVLVLGAYRAGKSAVIKTLVTRSMAFGHQAVVPSDPKGEWVTVAEAIPGGNVIRLGGAYDTRLNPLDRGPRRTGVTNEQHEQMVKQRRITVLTSLVEAALPASHLTAVEHAALLEALERCIVHTNDRPTLRGVYVELTSLARETDQDRHLAQGAIQPSFVLRRFVNGDLSGLFEDESTVSFDDAAPIVVVDTSELFARGDLVAQLSQICTTAWNQAVISDRGARRTRYVIREEGWRDMTSLASLQMYQQWLKLSRHYGISNIVILHKMGDLDAVGEADSQERNLAYSIAGDIENKFIFRINQQEGTSIQQRLSIPPAHAAMARQLRKGEFLAYVGQFSYLVDAFATSTEWEYDLFKTDDAMDLDSRYDDEFRNLDNPVVDSLWPDDTSVDGWLTAQKELQ
- a CDS encoding SCO6880 family protein yields the protein MTAALNEERPVRLPGRSRQGIVLGMDGWQLGCIAAAAVIVLIFTNRFGPVGLLYAAPLYLALGIAAVITVHGLSAPKMFGLWVMKQTRHATGATTQVFRPEHVHVVGTLNLPGVRASVQLWNVEGIACVYDPRGRTVSVTAELEVQGFLMHNAPERLDLAQQWSRVLASFTQRPGVKRITLQERTLPTTIRSAREHYDTVTEHRVLDRTSPVAANYERVMNDSERFAVAHRNYLTFTLDLVALGTQVRALGGGRTGAQALALVETRTLADALTTARINVRAWLSPREIAALARIAFDPEFAANVQNRTESLFGVDPLAIGPMYLEEPAGSNRLVRTDSGVHTTMWIHEWPRSDAHVGFISPLVFARHPHTGEAVTHILSLVLTPVPLKQALKRVRDEKKVWRGNEKLRAKRGTDGNAADDADWLALEKEEQELVAGHGEFRYGGYLTVTAPDEEQLDQALAGMRNALAQAEMEAQILYCQQAEALMVNAIPIGLGMK